The Oligoflexus sp. sequence CGTTCGCCAGAGCCTTTCCAGGATGGTCTTCACTTCGTCTTTGAGCCACAGTCGCTCGACCGGGGTCCACATTTGGTTTTCGCGTTTGACGAGCTGCAGGTAAAGGTCGCGGTGATGATCGAGCACCGTCGCCCTTTTCGATTCCGTCGGGTGCGCGGTCAGGACTGGCTCGACATGAAGCTTCTGCAGGGTTTCCAGGATTTCCTCCTCAGGGAAATTCGCCTGCTTCAAACTTTCGAAGGCCCAGGGCCAAAGTCCGTCTTCCGTTTCCAGGGAGCCCGAGGCCTGCTGCTCCCGCCGTGTCTGGACGTTGATGTTCTCTTCGATCATGCCGAGCAGCTGAAAGGAGATCGACAGGAGCTGCACCAGACGGTAGGGGGAGGACGCCTGAGGCAAAGGCTTATCCTGTTTATCATCGAGCCACGGTATGTAGGGAATCAGGTCCTTATGCTGAAGTTCTTCAAGCACTTCTTTCAGTGATTGCATCACAAAATTCAGATCCTGATCAAACTTATCGACTTTATTGGCGACCACAGTGCACCTCAATCCAATGCGAAACGGGAATTCGCTGTGCAGTGTAGAGAAAGCGCAGCAGGGAAACAAGTGTGAGTCAGGGGCGGGTCGAGGCAAAGATACCGTATGGTAAGCCGGGTGGACCGCCCGGTGGGAAGCAATCTCAGGTGGACGGAATGATGAATTTTCATTATTCGGTCTAACCAGAGTCTGATCATGGGGAATAATACATGCTGTCTCTTTTTCGTTGGATTGGTCGTTGTGAAGGGATTTCGTTCCTGTTACTGCTCTTTATAGCCATGCCACTGAAGTATATTTGGGGCATGCCCGAGTACGTTCGTGTGGTCGGAATGGCCCACGGGGGGCTATTTCTGGCCTACATAGCCCTGGCTAATTATGCGGCTTTGGAATTGCGCTGGTCCCGGCACGTCTGGCTGCTGAGCATGGTAGCCGCAGTGCTTCCTTTCGGCACATTCATCTTTGAAAAGAAGCATCTGCCGGCTTGAAGGGTTTTTTTAAAGGCTGATGCCTTCACTCCGGCCGGTGTAGGCACAGACCGCCTTCAGAAGGCCTGCGACATTGATGGGTTTGGTGATGTGATCACTGCAGCCGATCATGATGGCTCGCTTTCTTTCTTCGACCATGGCCGCAGCGGAAAGGGCTACGATTGGTTTTTGATAGCCCTGCAGCCGCAGCTCCGCGGTCGCTGTGAAGCCATCCTTCACCGGCATCTGCAGATCCATCAGCACGATATCGTAATTCCGGTGCAGGGCTTTCTCGACCCCAATCTGGCCATTTTCCGCAAGGTCCACATTCGCACCATTGCGAAAGAGAATCTGCCGGATCAGGTTCTGATTGTCGGTGACATCCTCGACCACCAGAACATTGACCCCCTGCAGCAGTTTTCGGTCCGTGCTGCTGGCCTGGATCATCCTGGGGCTATCGTCCGAGCTGTGAAAAGAACCTTCCGCCTGCGAGGCATCTATGGTCGCGACGAAGGTCGATCCCACATTCAGGGCGCTTTCCTTTAATTCCAGCGTGCCCCCCAGGGACTGAGCCAAACGCCGCGAGAGTATGAGGCCAAGACCCGTCCCCCCGTATTTACGCGTGGTCGAGGCGTCGGCCTGCATGAAGGGTTGAAAAAGCTGCTCCTGCTGCTCGGGTGATATGCCGCGACCGGAGTCTTTTACCGTGAACTGAAGTTTCGGAGCGCCCCCGTCCGCATCGCTGATCATCATGACGTCAAGATCAACGCGTCCCTTGTTGGTAAACTTGATGGCGTTGCCCATCACATTCAGAAGAATCTGTTTGAGGCGCGTTGGATCGGTGACGAGCATGCGGGGTGCATTGGGGTGAATCGCGACGTTGACGGCTATGCCTTTTTCCGCGGCCTGCTGATGCATGAGGCGCAGGATATCGGCCATCACATCGGGCAGCGAGGTGGCTACGCTTTCCACCACGAGTTTACCGGCCTCGACTTTGGACAGGTCCAGGATATCGTCGATGATCTGCGTCAGGAGTTTGCCGTTCCTTTGGATCGCATCGACGAATTCCGTGCGCTCCTCCTCGGTATTATCGGGATCCAGAAGCAGATCGCCAAAGCCCATGATCGAATTGAGCGGCGTGCGAATCTCATGGCTCATGTTCGCCAGGAAGGAACTCTTGGCCCGATTCGCGGTTTCGGCGTCCTCGGATTTTCTTCGGTACTTTTCCAGAAGATCGCGCATTTCATACTGCCGTTCGCGGTTTTTGAGCGAGGCACGAATCACGCTCAGAAGCGTCATGAGCCGTACGGGACGATCCAGAAGCGTGACGTTGCGCAGTTCGTCAATGGCCTTGAGGATTTCAAAGCCGGCTTCGGTCATGTCCCCACCGCGGGTCAGAACGACGACCGGAATATCCGACCACTGCGGCTGCTGCTGCAGGCAGCGCTTCAACGGTTCAAGCCCATGCGGAAAAATCATCTCTTCGGCCAGCAGCAAGGCCCCGGCACCCTGTTCAATGTGCATCAGAAGATCGCGGAACGAGACGCAGATCTGGCCTTGAATATGCGCATCCTGAAGAACACGGAGAGTCATCTCCGCGTCTATTTCCGATGCAGCCAGGATCATCACGCATAAGTCCGAGGCTGACGTTTCATTCACGGCCGATCGTCCCTTCCGCGGAAAGAATCTGCGGCACTCCGGTCAGGACACCCTGGAAGTTTTTCAAGGGCTGGCCCACCTGCAGTCCTTGCGAGGACAGCGAATATTCCCGAATGGTTGCCTCATGCCTGCCGTTGCGCCGCTTCACGACGGAAATGGCTTTTTTCACGTGCCCCATGATCTCGTAATAACGCAGGAGGATGACGGTATCCGCCAGGTAGCTGATATCCACCGGCGCCTGCATCGCGGTGCCGACCATTCCATGCTGAGCCACGACAAGCAGGGTCACCACACCCTTTTGGTTGAGGTAACTCAAGAGTTCATGGAGCTGAATCACCAGAAATTTTTCTTCGGGCATGGCATTCAGATAACCGTTCAGGCTGTCGATGATGATGATGCTCGCACCGTTTTCCACCGCGCGCCTGACCATGTGAATGAATTCGCCCGGTGAATGTTCCGCCGGATCTATTTGCTTCAGGGTGATCAAGCCCTCTTTCACATAATGGGGAAAGGACGAGCCTATGGTTTCCGAACGTTCCAAAAGTGTCTGAACGCCCTCGTCGAAGGCAAAAAATGCAGTCTTCTGGCCACGCGCAGCCGCTGCGCAGGCATGCTGGGTGGCAAAGGCTGATTTACCGCAGCCGGCCGGCCCAATGATGAGCGTGCTGGTGCCCATCGTGAGCCCGCCGCCCAGAAGTTGATCCAGCCCTTCAAGGCCGGTCGAGGTCAGAGGACGCACATAGCTTTTGCGCCGATCTTTATCCGAATGCTCCGCTGCGATCAGGCGCGGATACACGGCAAGCCCACCCCGCTCGATCGTGAAATCATGGTAGCCGCCGCGAAAGCGAACGCCGCGCATTTTGATCACCCGCAGACGGCGCCGCTCAGCGCCATAGAGCGGCGAAAGCTGCTCCAGCATCACGACGCCATGCGCAAGGCTTTGCAGCTGCAGATCGCCATCCGATGATGTGCGGTCATCGAGCAGGAGAACGGTACAGTTGCGGCCAATGAAAAACTGTTTGAGGCCCAGAATCTGCCGACGGTATTTCAAAGGATCACGGGCGAGCAGGCGCATTTCAGAAAGGGAATCGAAAACCACGCGGACGGGTTTCACGCGCTCGACTTCGGCGAGGATGGACTTCGTCGTGCCACCCAATTCGACTTCGGACGGATGGAAGAAGGTATAATGACCGCCAGGAGTCAATTTTTCTTCAGGAAGCGCCAGCTCGTGAATGGTGACGTTATCCAAAGACCAGCCATGCGAAGCGGCTACAGCCATAAGCTCATCCTTGGTTTCGGAGAGCGTCACATAGAGCCCTGATTCGCCGAGGCGTATGCCTTCCAAAAGGAACTGGAGCGCAAGCGTGGTCTTGCCCGATCCGGGATCGCCTTCCACAAGATAAAGTCGGGTTTTCGGAAAACCGCCACCAAGGATATCATCCAAGCCGGGAATTCCGGTCGCAGCCCTCTTATCAGAATCAATATTGCCCTGGTTTTCCATATGAAATTCCTTGCATATCTGAAGTGTGGCCTCGCTGTGTAATTCCGACGAGCGTTTGAAAATCCCTACACCTCAATTGGGCCAGCTGCGAGATCATGAGGAGGAAATCTATTCCAGGGAAACGTCCTGAAATGTCGTGTTTTGTAGCGTTTGCGATAATTTTAGAACGTGCCTAGGCTGGTTGAACCCTAGCAGCTTCGGCATGAAGCGTCAAGGCAGGCATGTTGCTTATACCTGCGCACGATCAGGGAAGGATACCGATTCCAAAGCCAGGGCCGCCATTCATAAAATCGGATTTGCCTGTTTGTTTTAAGCGATCAAGTTTTCGTTCCTGGCCTTTGGCGTCAACGGCAATCAATTCGTAGGCAGGTTCATCGGAAGGGTCTTCCCCTCCTTCGATGCGAGCTTCATCCCAGATGCTTGCAAAAGGCGAAATCGAACGCAGAACAAGGCGCTGGATGCCGCGCCTTTGAAGATCAGCGGCATCTTCAGCGGTAAGCTGATCCGCAGCCATGAGATCCCAGGCATATTCGAAGGTGAAGTTGTGGTGACCAGGCGCATACACCGCTTTCAAAGGAGCTGTCAGTATGAGTTCACGCGGCAGCAGACCACGAATCACGCTGCTGTCGATATGCACGAAGCGGGTCTTGTCGAAACCTTGGAAGCTGCTGCGACCCTGAATGTTCAAGGAGAGAGTTTCAGAGGCATAGGTTTCGAAGTAGGAGGTCGGCGCCGAACGCTCGGCAGCATAGGGGCTTGAAGCCTGGAATGTACCGGGCTGAAAACCCTGGTAGGCATCGCTTTCGCATGCATGGTCCCCGAGCACCATCTGAAACTCTTCGAAGTCGTCAGGATTTGGCCCCTGACGCATCCGAAATTCTGCAGTCCAAAGGCTCTGCACCTGATTCACGAGAAGACGCGGCTGCGAACGCGGGCGCTCCTGACGACCTGTCCACTGGAGCTCATAGCTTCCTTCTGCCGTCTCGACCGGAACCGAAACGGTGTAGGTCCGGTATTCATGGCGCGTGCCCCAGAGTTCCTCCCAGGGCGTATGCTCAAAACGCGCGAGCCGCGACAGGGAAATATCCTTCCCAGCCCAGCGCAGGCTTTCCACGGGATTGATCATACTGTTGCGCTCATCCGCGGGCAGCTCCTGCAGGGCGACGGAAATCTGCAGCGGTCGTCCCAGCTGAAGCCTCGTCAGCGCGCGGCGGTGCTCGCTGGGGCTCGGACAAAGTCGGGCCTGACGTTCCCCGATCAGAAAAAGGCCGCGATCCAGACCCTGCGTGGACATCGTGGGCATCGGCACGGGGCGCACCTGCTTGATGATGATTTTCTGCGTCCCCTTTTCGCTGATAAGTTTCCATTCCATATCGAGTTTGAAGAGAGCAGGATCTTGAGGCTTCAATGCCTCCCGATAATGTTCATGGACAAGGTTCATCTGTTCGTAAAGCTGACGGTAAAGAGCCTCGGTCATCAGCATGCGGCCGCGGGCCACTTCCGTGCTCGGGATCTGCAGCTCCAATTCCGTGGCTGTGATGCGCGTGGTCTCAGGAATTTTTCCGGCGGGTGGATTGGCGACTTCAAGGTCTTCGCCGGGAAAAGCTGTGCTCTGCACTTCCATGGTTTGCGGACCGTCGCCGCTGCTGTTATAAGCCGGATACGATGAAATCGCGACGCCATTGGCCAGCTCGCCTTTATAGGCTCTTTGCACCAGGATCCCCATGCCGGCGAACTCCTCCTTCACTCCATAATAACGCCGCGCGGACCAGGCCTTCAGACTATAAAGACTCGCCCAGACCTTCAGGACGCTTTTCATCAACGGATCTTTCTTATCCTGGCAAAGACCGGCTTGTTCGATGCGCGCGTCATCACCGGCACAGGCGCCTTTTGATTCATAAAGACCGGCACCGTTGAATTCGGGATGATCTTCGATGTTGCTGCTGGAGCGAAGTTTGATCCGCGTCCCCTTGGGAAAGACCTGAGCGATCGCATCCAAAATCCGGCGCTGCAAAGGAGCAGGAATTTTCGCCCCTTCAATCAAGGCCCTTATGCGCGCGAGTCCTTGAGCATTCGCCTGGGGATGGAGGCCTGGGCCCAAAAGCAGGGAAAGCTCCTGGTCCACAGCGGAGCGCAGCGAAAGTCCCTCCGCTGTTTGACCCAGGCGCAAAGTTTCCGCGAAAATTCCCAGGGGAAGTGCAAGACCTTCGGTGACAGTATGATCAGGAATGATGCGCCGCAGCTCCGCTACATTCGCAGCCTTGGCGCCGACCTTGTCCGCATCCGCGCGGCCGAGTTCATCCAAAGAAACAGGTTCCGTCAGGCTGCGATCGT is a genomic window containing:
- a CDS encoding phosphoenolpyruvate carboxylase, with the translated sequence MVANKVDKFDQDLNFVMQSLKEVLEELQHKDLIPYIPWLDDKQDKPLPQASSPYRLVQLLSISFQLLGMIEENINVQTRREQQASGSLETEDGLWPWAFESLKQANFPEEEILETLQKLHVEPVLTAHPTESKRATVLDHHRDLYLQLVKRENQMWTPVERLWLKDEVKTILERLWRT
- a CDS encoding DUF3817 domain-containing protein — translated: MLSLFRWIGRCEGISFLLLLFIAMPLKYIWGMPEYVRVVGMAHGGLFLAYIALANYAALELRWSRHVWLLSMVAAVLPFGTFIFEKKHLPA
- a CDS encoding ATP-binding protein, with protein sequence MNETSASDLCVMILAASEIDAEMTLRVLQDAHIQGQICVSFRDLLMHIEQGAGALLLAEEMIFPHGLEPLKRCLQQQPQWSDIPVVVLTRGGDMTEAGFEILKAIDELRNVTLLDRPVRLMTLLSVIRASLKNRERQYEMRDLLEKYRRKSEDAETANRAKSSFLANMSHEIRTPLNSIMGFGDLLLDPDNTEEERTEFVDAIQRNGKLLTQIIDDILDLSKVEAGKLVVESVATSLPDVMADILRLMHQQAAEKGIAVNVAIHPNAPRMLVTDPTRLKQILLNVMGNAIKFTNKGRVDLDVMMISDADGGAPKLQFTVKDSGRGISPEQQEQLFQPFMQADASTTRKYGGTGLGLILSRRLAQSLGGTLELKESALNVGSTFVATIDASQAEGSFHSSDDSPRMIQASSTDRKLLQGVNVLVVEDVTDNQNLIRQILFRNGANVDLAENGQIGVEKALHRNYDIVLMDLQMPVKDGFTATAELRLQGYQKPIVALSAAAMVEERKRAIMIGCSDHITKPINVAGLLKAVCAYTGRSEGISL
- a CDS encoding ATPase domain-containing protein, coding for MENQGNIDSDKRAATGIPGLDDILGGGFPKTRLYLVEGDPGSGKTTLALQFLLEGIRLGESGLYVTLSETKDELMAVAASHGWSLDNVTIHELALPEEKLTPGGHYTFFHPSEVELGGTTKSILAEVERVKPVRVVFDSLSEMRLLARDPLKYRRQILGLKQFFIGRNCTVLLLDDRTSSDGDLQLQSLAHGVVMLEQLSPLYGAERRRLRVIKMRGVRFRGGYHDFTIERGGLAVYPRLIAAEHSDKDRRKSYVRPLTSTGLEGLDQLLGGGLTMGTSTLIIGPAGCGKSAFATQHACAAAARGQKTAFFAFDEGVQTLLERSETIGSSFPHYVKEGLITLKQIDPAEHSPGEFIHMVRRAVENGASIIIIDSLNGYLNAMPEEKFLVIQLHELLSYLNQKGVVTLLVVAQHGMVGTAMQAPVDISYLADTVILLRYYEIMGHVKKAISVVKRRNGRHEATIREYSLSSQGLQVGQPLKNFQGVLTGVPQILSAEGTIGRE
- a CDS encoding PEP/pyruvate-binding domain-containing protein, translated to MILRILMLLALCGHVLSCSPAQPPDSVLKQFEGMVTVEPEPLTTETFWTYFVGTWQDPLYRGYIKFSIALDASGKFSKLIWHPERFRYHAEHLTTLPEYAGLSAAQVDAISQHAQGRRLLLGTLLIPKSVDEYNNPPIADVQLMSQDPLDPESVTAVFSILSTKMPSVPETLFYLPGPEQMDFVLKDAARFEALGIKLARRHTAEARICYNAGWGVGHVRVVKKGELEGLLAEGAIGPSDILVMDDVPRELPIVAGIVVSRTSSPSSHPALLAGMLGIPFVYEEKATAQESWLKLARSGKAVFVQATGDAVGTCQILVRSASALTPAEADSLAALKKPQPLVLHDYDRSLTEPVSLDELGRADADKVGAKAANVAELRRIIPDHTVTEGLALPLGIFAETLRLGQTAEGLSLRSAVDQELSLLLGPGLHPQANAQGLARIRALIEGAKIPAPLQRRILDAIAQVFPKGTRIKLRSSSNIEDHPEFNGAGLYESKGACAGDDARIEQAGLCQDKKDPLMKSVLKVWASLYSLKAWSARRYYGVKEEFAGMGILVQRAYKGELANGVAISSYPAYNSSGDGPQTMEVQSTAFPGEDLEVANPPAGKIPETTRITATELELQIPSTEVARGRMLMTEALYRQLYEQMNLVHEHYREALKPQDPALFKLDMEWKLISEKGTQKIIIKQVRPVPMPTMSTQGLDRGLFLIGERQARLCPSPSEHRRALTRLQLGRPLQISVALQELPADERNSMINPVESLRWAGKDISLSRLARFEHTPWEELWGTRHEYRTYTVSVPVETAEGSYELQWTGRQERPRSQPRLLVNQVQSLWTAEFRMRQGPNPDDFEEFQMVLGDHACESDAYQGFQPGTFQASSPYAAERSAPTSYFETYASETLSLNIQGRSSFQGFDKTRFVHIDSSVIRGLLPRELILTAPLKAVYAPGHHNFTFEYAWDLMAADQLTAEDAADLQRRGIQRLVLRSISPFASIWDEARIEGGEDPSDEPAYELIAVDAKGQERKLDRLKQTGKSDFMNGGPGFGIGILP